The Deinococcota bacterium DNA segment CTCGCTCGCTTCCTGCTGCGGGGCCTGCCGGTCGCGTTGATCGTCGCCCTGCTGGCCGGCGCGGCCGCCTATATGCTTTCCGGCAACGTAGACCGCGTCTATAACGCCCGTGCCACCCTGCTCGTGACCAACCCCGCCGTCAGCGGCTTTGGTGCCTCGCTGGTGGCCACCCCGCCGCTCGACCTCGGCGCCTACCGCGCCGCCCTCTACAGCTCGCCCGTCTTCAACGACGCGGCCCAGGCCATCAGGGAGATGGAGGGCGGGGGCCAGGGCTTGGGCCGCGTCGTCGTCAGGACCGAGGAGGCGCGCAATTCTCCGCTTATCCACGTCGACGTGACGCACCCCACGGGCGCGGGCGCGGCCAACGCGGCGAACGCGCTGGCCGAGGCCCTGCTCAGGTGGGAGCGCGGCCTCGGCAGTGAAAACCTGGAGGCCATTTCGGCCGCGCTTCGCGAACAGATCAGCGGCCTCGACGAGCAGATGGAGAACCTTCGCCAGGGTGCCAACGCCGCCTCGGCAGAGGTGCAAGACCAGATCGGCGGCTTAGCCACCCTGCGCGCCCAGCGACAAGCGGAACTCAGCCAGATCAGCGCGCTCAGCAACTCGGTGGTGAGCCGCCTGCGCGTCCTGCAACCCGCGCCGGTACCGAGGCAGCCCGCACCTCTCAGCACCACGCGCAACGCCGCCATCGCCGTCATCCTGGGCCTGCTGCTCTCCTATGGCGTCATGCTCGTCCGCGCCACCCTCGACCGCCGCTTGAAGAGCAGCGACGACCTCGCCGCCGCCACCGGCCTGCCCGTCTTAGCGGAGTTCCCCAGACAGGCCCAGAAGACCTACCGGCTGCCCCGCGAGGCGACGAGCTACCTGCGCACCAACCTGCTCTCCTCCACCGCCGGGGCTCACCCCAAGGTCGTTCTGGTTACCAGCGCCCTGGCCGGCGAGGGCAAGTCGAGCGTGGCCTTGAGCCTGGCCGCCTCCTTCGCCGTAAACAAGCACCGCACGCTGCTGATCGACGCCGACCTGCGCAAGCCGGTCTTGGGCCGCGTCCTCAACTTGAACCCCATCTTGCACCACTCCCTGCAAAAGCACCTCGAGCACCCTCACGAGAACCAGGGCCGCTTCACCCCGGCCAGCGTGTCGGTGAGCGCCTCGGAAGGCCTCGACATCATCCCCAGCTTCGAGCCTACCGCCTCACCGGCCGAACTCCTCTCCT contains these protein-coding regions:
- a CDS encoding P-loop NTPase — translated: LARFLLRGLPVALIVALLAGAAAYMLSGNVDRVYNARATLLVTNPAVSGFGASLVATPPLDLGAYRAALYSSPVFNDAAQAIREMEGGGQGLGRVVVRTEEARNSPLIHVDVTHPTGAGAANAANALAEALLRWERGLGSENLEAISAALREQISGLDEQMENLRQGANAASAEVQDQIGGLATLRAQRQAELSQISALSNSVVSRLRVLQPAPVPRQPAPLSTTRNAAIAVILGLLLSYGVMLVRATLDRRLKSSDDLAAATGLPVLAEFPRQAQKTYRLPREATSYLRTNLLSSTAGAHPKVVLVTSALAGEGKSSVALSLAASFAVNKHRTLLIDADLRKPVLGRVLNLNPILHHSLQKHLEHPHENQGRFTPASVSVSASEGLDIIPSFEPTASPAELLSYGFATCLKKWQESYDVIVIDSPPVLPVADALTIAPLCTGTVLVGSLKGTDRRQVQAAVDVLQLHAVRLLGVVATNLTEQGSRMYNYGYGEPETKPSLTALGADQVKRPKPKNLV